Proteins encoded within one genomic window of Glycine soja cultivar W05 chromosome 1, ASM419377v2, whole genome shotgun sequence:
- the LOC114412746 gene encoding uncharacterized protein LOC114412746: MNFNCTANKEQKKTVDQSILLCCKFFVSESRNNATLNAIERAARSNPETVIVNMFHDRAYNRARYDLVSYVLHDCTGNPIYSPLHQTVIAMAEATFNAVNLEFHEGAHPRLGAVDDIVFHPLGHASLDEAAWLAKAVAADIGNRFSVPVFLYAAAHPTGKELDAIRRELGYYRPNSRGSQWAGWAMPETLPLSPDEGPNVVSRAKGITMIGARPWVTLYNVPILCTDVSVARRIARKVSARGGGLPTMQTIALVHEDSTEIACMLLDSKQVGADRVQNRVEMLAAQEGLDIEQGYFTDISPEMIVEKYMKLINSANKS, translated from the exons ATGAATTTCAATTGCACTGCTAACAAG GAGCAAAAGAAAACCGTAGACCAATCTATCTTATTGTGCTGCAAGTTCTTTGTCTCTGAATCACGCAACAATGCCACTCTCAATGCAATAGAACGAGCTGCAAGGTCAAACCCAGAAACTGTGATTGTGAACATGTTTCATGATCGAGCTTATAACAGGGCAAGGTACGACCTTGTGTCGTATGTTTTGCATGACTGCACAGGAAATCCCATATACAGCCCCTTGCATCAAACTGTCATAGCCATGGCTGAGGCTACATTCAATGCCGTCAACCTTGAATTCCATGAAGGTGCTCACCCTCGCTTGGGCGCAGTGGACGACATTGTTTTCCATCCACTTGGTCATGCGTCGCTCGACGAGGCAGCGTGGCTCGCCAAAGCAGTGGCAGCAGACATTGGCAACCGATTCAGTG TGCCAGTGTTTCTGTACGCTGCAGCCCACCCAACAGGGAAGGAACTTGACGCCATAAGGCGAGAGCTTGGATATTACAGGCCAAATTCTAGGGGCAGCCAATGGGCCGGGTGGGCAATGCCCGAAACGCTTCCTCTAAGCCCAGATGAAGGGCCTAACGTCGTTTCAAGAGCTAAAGGCATCACAATGATTGGTGCACGCCCTTGGGTCACACTCTACAACGTTCCAATTTTGTGCACTGATGTGTCAGTAGCAAGAAGGATTGCAAGGAAGGTGAGTGCTCGTGGCGGTGGCCTCCCCACTATGCAAACGATTGCGCTTGTCCATGAGGACTCAACTGAGATAGCCTGCATGCTTTTGGACTCCAAGCAGGTTGGAGCGGATAGGGTTCAAAATAGGGTTGAGATGCTGGCCGCACAAGAGGGACTGGACATAGAACAAGGTTATTTCACTGACATTTCTCCAGAAATGATCGTAGAGAAATACATGAAATTAATCAATAGTGCTAACAAATCGTGA